One genomic region from Haloarcula sp. DT43 encodes:
- a CDS encoding DUF58 domain-containing protein — MRVTRRFWLTLAAIGCLLLGGGLLDAPLLVAGAVGLAGWLLAMQVVFVRAVSRLRDGLTVSQSLSRARIRTGVETTYTLEASVATAGEHLPLSVEATVPLAARMEAGRAPVIDLGESMQSSSVTVPLTWETVGHYTVAGATVTMRSGAGLFTQSFTTDPGPEITVESPSVGPIHVGQGGKRLLRGVGEHEARGRTGGLSAEEVRKYVPGDALKYVDWKATARLDEAHVRNYEAESNRSVALVLDHRHTLGDGRPGETKLDHLRAVAAAFRQRAETVRDPLGYLTVDDTGVTESRIPAARAERYRACQHRINDLDTESSAETATGRTGTLRGAPGPVTEAQSPIETTLLAYRDAAGSKRHLPNQPLYNGLQAAPREIRGADLLVICTDDSNPDELRNAVGLAGRNATEVVVFVTPSVAFDTDLVADLDEANERYRAFDQFRRELDGIDSVTAYEVGSPERMAALLSDSPASAERGEYA, encoded by the coding sequence ATGCGTGTCACCCGGCGGTTCTGGCTCACGCTCGCCGCTATCGGTTGTCTCCTCCTGGGCGGTGGGCTACTCGATGCCCCCCTGTTGGTCGCCGGTGCCGTCGGACTCGCGGGCTGGCTGCTCGCGATGCAGGTCGTGTTCGTCCGCGCCGTCTCTCGGCTGCGGGACGGACTCACAGTCAGCCAGTCGCTCAGTCGGGCCCGAATACGGACCGGCGTCGAGACGACGTACACGCTCGAGGCATCTGTCGCCACCGCCGGCGAACACCTCCCGCTGTCCGTCGAAGCGACGGTCCCACTCGCGGCGCGGATGGAGGCGGGACGGGCCCCAGTGATAGACCTCGGCGAGTCGATGCAGTCGTCGTCGGTAACTGTCCCACTCACCTGGGAGACCGTCGGTCACTACACCGTCGCCGGTGCCACGGTGACGATGCGCAGCGGTGCGGGACTGTTTACGCAGTCGTTCACGACCGACCCCGGTCCCGAGATAACGGTCGAGTCCCCATCGGTCGGTCCGATTCACGTCGGTCAGGGCGGGAAACGGCTACTGCGCGGCGTCGGCGAGCACGAAGCTCGCGGGCGGACGGGCGGCCTGTCTGCCGAGGAGGTACGGAAGTACGTCCCCGGCGACGCACTGAAATACGTCGACTGGAAGGCGACCGCCAGGCTGGACGAGGCCCACGTCCGCAACTACGAAGCCGAGAGCAACCGGAGCGTGGCGCTCGTCCTCGACCATCGCCACACGCTGGGGGACGGCCGGCCGGGAGAGACGAAACTGGACCACCTCAGGGCGGTCGCCGCGGCGTTCCGACAGCGCGCCGAAACGGTCCGTGACCCGCTTGGCTATCTCACCGTCGACGACACGGGCGTGACCGAGTCGCGAATCCCCGCGGCGAGGGCGGAACGCTACAGGGCGTGTCAGCACCGCATCAACGACCTCGATACCGAGTCGTCGGCCGAGACTGCCACAGGCCGGACGGGAACGCTGAGGGGCGCGCCGGGACCGGTGACGGAGGCGCAGTCGCCGATAGAGACGACGCTGCTCGCGTATCGGGATGCCGCCGGGTCGAAGCGACACCTGCCGAACCAACCGCTGTACAACGGGCTGCAGGCGGCTCCACGGGAGATACGCGGCGCGGACCTGCTGGTCATCTGTACTGACGACAGCAACCCAGACGAACTGCGGAACGCGGTCGGATTGGCGGGACGCAACGCGACGGAGGTCGTGGTGTTCGTGACGCCCTCGGTGGCCTTCGACACTGACCTCGTCGCGGACCTCGACGAGGCCAACGAGCGCTACCGGGCCTTCGACCAGTTCCGACGCGAACTGGACGGCATCGACTCGGTGACCGCGTACGAGGTGGGGTCGCCGGAGCGGATGGCGGCTCTCCTGTCCGACAGTCCGGCGAGCGCCGAACGGGGGGAGTACGCATGA